GAAAGGTATTATGGGGTTACAAAGGCAGTTAGGCCTCTGTCGTTTACAATACCATAGTAAGTACCTAAACCTTATGTTATGTGATGTAAACATTATTATCCGTGTAGTGTTTTGATTGTCCATCGtggttgttttgttttataggatcactAGAATGACGTTCGTCTTATGAATCCAGGAACGTCAGTGAGTATGATGAGGCAATGGCCACTTATAGCACCAGAATCCAGCGAAGGAGAAGTTCCGGAAGTAGTCGTTCTAGTCAATTCTACGGGGTTGGTACCTGCGGTCGACAATTTGGACCACCTTGTTTACGACAGacctctttgttccgcctttGCTGAGAGATACTACGGGGAAACGGATACTTTACATCTTCCGTTTGGAgaaatgacgataactccaaatgatgcgaagttcattaccgggctaagcatagaaggtaaagCCGTGAAGCACAAAGTGTACGTGCAAGAGATTTCCTGGGACAAGATTTATGCGTGGAACAAGGAAGTGTTCCAATGGATGAGGAGAAGACCAAGAAGGAGATGCTAGTAGACAAGTCAAagcagaggatattccatctctcgaaGCTGCGGGACAACTTCATGGGAACAAATAAGCTTCGTGCCGAGGGAAAAGAGGTGATGCCGCAACGTATCATCGCCACGGACAATGCGTATGTCCTCTATGTCCTGGGAGCTGTTATCTTCCCCGACGTTTCCGGTGCCCGTGTGAGCGCCAACTTTATCCAGTTGTTGCAACTATTTGGCAATATGCACGAATACTCTTGGGTACTTCCATACTTGTACACTCGTTGAAGGAGTTGAGAAAGGCATCTAGGGCATCCAGGAACCAACTCGGagggaatatggcttttctgcaggcgtgaatatatttgcacttcccaatatttgctaAAAGGTCTTTTGAGAACAAGGAATGGGACAGAGACCATTATGGAGACAAGTACAACTACATAAGccgaagaaacaaaaaatggatTTTCTGAATTTGAGACGCCAGTTAGACAACTTGACGACGAAGGATGTTATATTTGATCCTTACAAGAAGGATTTGGCTAAAGTAAAAGGAAAGAAGGTTGGATGCAGAGAGCAAAGTGAATATTGcgggcctttgtttcacccaagaggatatgtaatgtacaacccgacgAGAGTTGCAAGACAATGCAGTTACGTACAAAAAATCTCAAGGTGCACAAGATGTTCAATATCAATGAGACAAaaaccaaatcatatgataatgATATTGTCATTGTTCAGAAGTCTTTTCCGTCATGTAATGATTGGGACGACAGAGCGTTTCACAGATATCCTTTGGATGGTCCATCTCGAGCAGATGGAGAGATAATTCTGGGTTACATACCGTGGTACCTCAAAGTTTCacatactcgagtgatacgagtagatgagaggcccaaGATAGACGACATATATACGACTCTCGATTACTTGGTGTgtattgttactcaattacgattttttaatggttttagcattatatattgaatgttttttatttgaaattgaaacagaGAAGACGAGTCGGACACTTGATAACCCAGGCAAAGCTAGAAATCAGGGAAGGGAAAAATGTGAAAGCCAATGAAAAGATAATTGATGAATTGAACGGTCTCGAAGGTGTAGAAGctggtgcaaagtttggggagcATGAagaggataatgatgatgatgaggaggagtaggatgagccaaagaagaagagaaagagagccCCTACCAAAAATATGTCTGAAGGTGCCTCGAGCAAAGCCTAACCTAGTAAACGAGGAcgcggtggacgtggtcgtggcggtggacgtggtcgtggtggggatgtaATACCCGATATTTTTATTTACCGTTTTGGGTCGGGTTATAACCGCCTTAGTTTGTTACTTAGGTTGTTTCTTTTGCCTTAGTCTAGTTGGGGTGTTTGGACTAGAAAAGCTACAAGTTAGGGTGgaaataaaatcacataatttagtttaataagtaaaataaaatgaatagaaaatgaaaagacaattaaaagaaataaagaaatatatatatattaattttcaTTATGAATATTAGTATTATTAAAGTTTTATAACTAAAAGCTTAGGGAAAGAATTTTACAAGGTAGAAACTAAGGAGGAGAAGAAAGAGATGGAGCTAGAGATTTTTAGATAAGAAATCAAGAGGATTTTGTAACAATTGAGAGGAAGAATGTTTAATCtcttttctctttgtgtttctttgtTATATTTCGATTTCAATTTATTGTATTCTTATATCATTAGGGTTCTGAAATTTATCTCTTTAATTTGGTGCATCTGAATGATGATCATGATTTTGCAATTTTTATATAACATAATTAGGTAATTGTAGTTAAATTTTGAGAACAATACACCGCAAATTCACCATTGAATGTGTATTTGAATTTGGatgatagtttctgaaattctggaaAGTTCCGATTTTCTGTGTTTATGATATTCTTAGGaagtcttaatgatgttaaaacAATTTGAGTCCTTAACAAAAGTTGTAGATTTGTGATTTATCTATCAGTATGCTTAGGATTGAGTCAATTTGATATTTCtatgaatttatcatgaattAATTGGTAATGACATGTAATCTGCCCAATTTTTTGGATGTCCTTGTAAATTCGATAACTTTTGTTTGAAccgttggtatcagagctctaggCTTTAGATCTTGAATGAGACCGTAAAATAAATTATCTGATGTGTTGATGTGATACTAAGCatgcttgtttaatttgattgttatGTTGTGTGTTTCATCTTATTAGTTATTTTTGACTTTTGTTGAATTCATGTGAAGTGCTAGTTGTGTGCTAGACTGAATTGTATCATTGTTTATTATATTAGTTATATTTTGCGCAGTTTGGAGATTATAAGTACATTCTAAATTTCGGGAGGAAATTTCTTTTTAGGGTGGTAAAATGTAATACTCAATATTTTTATTTACCGTTTTGGGTCGGGTTATAACCGCTTTACTTTGTTACTTAGGTTGTTTCTTTTGCCTTAGTCTAGTTGGGGTGTTTGGACTAGAAAAGCTACAAGTTAGGGTGGAAATAAAGTCATCTAATTTATTTTAATAAGTAaaataaaatgaataaaaaatgaaaagacaattaaaagaaataaagaaatataaatatTAGCTTTCATTATGAATATTAGTATTATTAAGGTTTTATAACTAAAAGCTTAGGGAATGAATTTTACAAGTTAGAAACTAAGGAGGAGAAGAAAGAGATGGAGCTAGAGATTTCTAGGGAACAAATCAGGAGGATTTTGTAGCAATTGAGAGGTGGAATGTttaatccattttctctttgtgtttctttgtTATATTTCGATTTCAATTTTATGTATTCTTATATCATTAGGGTTCTGAAATTTATCTATTTAATTTGATGCATCTGAATGATGATCATGATTTTGCAATTTTTAGATAATATAATTAGGTAACTGTAGTTAAATTTTGAAAACAATACACCACAAATTCACCATTGAAtttgtgtttgaatttggatgatagtttctgaaattctggataGTTCCGATTTTCTGTGTTTTTGATATTCTTAGGaagtcttaatgatgttaaaacAATTTGAGTCCTTAAAAAAAGTTGTAGATTTGTGATTTATCTATAAGTATGCTTTGGATTGAGTCAATTTGATATTTCtatgaatttatcatgaattAATTCGTAATGACATGTAATTTTCTCAATTTTTAAGATGTCCTTGTAAATTCGATAACTTttgtttgaaccgttggtttTCTGTGAAAGTTGGATATGTGGTTTTTTATGGAGATGTGTATGTTCTATGAAAGTTTCAGGAAGATCAGATTAAAAAAACCACCCAAATATGTATGATGCAAAATGGATGCAGTTATCTTTTTTGTAGAAATGCTTGAAAGAACATTATGTTCTTATTCCATGGTTGCTTGTATTATTTGTAAAATGATTTTAAAAATTAAATGAGTTAATGTTTTTCCGTTAGATGGAATATGATTCcatgctaacggcgggtaatgatccccatgggaacttgtgtttcccgaccatcgatggcggctgtccgtggcggtaaacgataggtggtgtacgaaccaaggttttcgatGGAACGGGTAATGATCCCAGAGAGAAAATGGGTGTGAACCtcataggaacttttgttcctgaccatcgatggaggttgtccgtgccgataaacgataggtaggtgtacgaaccaaggttttcgtaccgtgaactcatggtttctctGTGACGATATTAATATGTGAATGGATGAgttgaatcattgatgaatgacttgttgacaattattttggtattttaaacTCATGGTTTGTTGGTAAAAATATTGATATGTAACTCATATATGAAACTTAAAAGGATGGGTTGTTGGAAACATTATTGATGATGTTAATTGATGTGTTGAACCCTAAATAGATGATTTGTTGGAAATAATATTGGTATTGTGAACTCATTATTGAACAAATAAATTGGATGATTTGGTGAAAATAATATTTGTGAGGTAATGTTGTTGGTTGAATATATTCGTTGAAGTTGCATTGTATTTCTTATTGTATGTTGTTCCTTGATAAAATGATTTTGTTTCCGCATCTTTAGAGAATGGGGGTGCAGTCTATTGagatgtcatctcaccccaattgacatccttgcagattcATCAGAGTGGCACAACGAAATCTaggaatgagtagcttagtgattgaattgttttattatattgcttgaaatgtagttgaaataatatgtttggttgaaaatgttgttaaagataattagtggatTTATATGCTTCATTTTATGTTATATAAAGTTTAAAATATGTTTTGTGCAAAAACTAAATTAGCAAAAAAATATGTATGCATAAGCCTCCTTctgacccgtaacgcttcgagttcggatctccatacgggtttgactctggtccggaactcggggtgttacaggggatgttcatgaatgaatggttaCATCCATGTTTGTGTCTTTAACTATagataattatggagtcaaaaattatgtcttgtcttaaacttattgtcgaattatgaTTGGTGATACTCCTAGTTTATTAATGACTTAATCTGGTTTCCAGTTTATGAATGAACTAGTGTGTGTGGAAAAAAATGGAGGATTCCGACATTCTTTCTGTCAGAATGGGATTACAGATAAttatatgtaaaccgattctgacagTTTCCCAAAGGTTCAGTTTTAGAATCGGTTTTCATCTACCAATATGTAATCTGATTGCTAAGAAGAAAAGTTCTGGAActtttagaatcggtttacatgtatgaatatgtaatccgatttttatGAAGAAAAGATCTGTAACTTTgacaatcggtttacatgtgaATTACAAAAGCCCGATTGTTGAGAGGCATAATTTATATGATTTTTTAAGgacacaatcggtttatatggacatacctaaaatccgattgtttgatttgaatttgaaaaaaatagccgttgagtCCTTATCTATAAAAGGACAACCTCTTTCGGCCACTCCCatatcacacacttagcctagaaaatggaatgggaaccgtttgaagatttgtgtctcgttaaatcCTTTGCTAATACTTTCCGTGAACGTTCGAATTTGTTACCTGCCGTTAACATCTCCATATTTTGGcagcggttttatgaaattgaggagactatgagaagacaaattatgaaatattttggggAACATTTGCGCAACTTCAGAAGAAAGTTGTATGTAAAGTTCATAGTGCCCAATTTGGGTAAACATGCTAAACTAAATACTGTTCCTAAACAATATCGTGTCATtgtgaaccaagaacaatgggacaAGTTCGTAAGGTGGAGGTTGTCTGATAAATGCAAGGTTGTATATTTCACGTTTTAGTTTGGAaatattgatattaatttcattaattagtctaacttttttatgaatgaaattctttaaatGTGTATGCTCAGGAGTTGTCCATTAGGAGAGCTAAGGCACGTAAGAACCACAAATATAACCACAGGACGGGAAGAGCAGGGTATGCAGGGCTGTTGGAAAAATTAGTAAGTCCAGTTtgttataaaaaattattattatttccagtttaaattatagtattatctatctaatttttcttcttgtgtattttataattactatattaatgagaaagagatccttgaagatgaaaatccttcacggtctttactatggaggaaggcacatcaaaacaaaaatggagaatacgatgacgatgatgttagggaaaaagcagctcagcttgtaagacgactgaaactatctagctatttgttttgtgcttgagtaaatgtgaaaataattttgctttaattgattatcacttctaatcccttaattctttttttgtgcaggaggattttgataagcagctggaagatggaactttgagaaaacaaccaggcaatgattctatcacccttgtgtttggggaagaacatgctgGGCGTGTAAGATGTATAGGCAAGGGAGTGACTCCAACAACGTACTGGCATTTGCCACGGAAAGGAGCATCCAAGGAGCACATTGAACTGAAGAAACAACTGGAAGATGAAAGACGCGCGAACCAAATGGAGAGAGATAGGAAGGATGCataaatgaaggaaatgaaggcagcaatgaaggcacaagaagaaatgatgagcagcttaatgtctcagctaaaatctcaaggtatattgaaaaataaaatcaaaagcaaaaaggcacgggtatgtttaacatcatccaagtaattttgattaagtatgtatttcctaataattctgcagtatctaatatgtcaactgcactatatagaaatctcctattagagagaagtctcttatgcttgaatcccctgttacaagcatttctccgactgaaaggaatgaatataatacaaatagaaatgaccctgaatctgaacatgtatctcagtctacgggatcgaaagatagttctgaactccaaatggtatgtttcttttgcaggtatttaaaatatatagtgctttgagagttccattttttgttgatgttaatatagcgtatatttttgtagtctggaaaatacaaacaaaagtctCCTGCATCTGAGCATCTACCCCTTAGTTCACCAGACAATTCTCAATCGAAAGACAAAACTGAACTTTCAACGGTATGTCCTTTTCACAGGCATTTAAGAATTTTGAGATTTGAATTTGTTGATGTCAATATAACATTTATGTTTTGCAGATTTGTAAATGCAAACTGGCTCATGCTTCACTGAGAAATATCATTGCATGGGGTTCGGTTCTTCCATCAGTGCAGGTCAGAAGGTTCATGGAGATCCACTCCGGGATGATTGTGTCAGAGTGATGGTTGAAAAGTCGATATTAAAGAATCATTATTTGCCAGTCCCATCTACTCATCTCAAAACAGTAGAGGATGCTGAAAAATCTATAGTAGCTTGGCCTAAAGAGTTTGTGATCTCTTGCTCTAGTGTAAGTTGCTTTATTATACATGTTTATTACCTTCTGCATCCTGACCATATAACTGTTAACATGGTTTTTTCCCTTAATTATACATCCACTGGCTTGCTGCAGGGCCATCCACTTTCAGACCCCGGTGAACATGATTCTGACCcaaacgatgaatatgattctgacccaaacactaagaagacaaagaagaagaaaccttcaTATATGAAGAGCGGGGAACTAAGGTCTCGGAGATCCAGCAAGAGACTCAAGACTGCAGCctaattattaatagaaatagtcgtggactataggatttggatgtttaaacttttaagtctctctttgaaagtttgttttctcaaggttactgCACAATTATCATATTGAGATATTTATTATATTGTGAAATGAAATTATTTTGGTACAATTCTAATTGTAGTCTtcattaattttttatggatggttatttaggtgatttttgaatagctacattgaaaacacttaatgtgtccaaaaggtgaacaatatctacattcaaaacacttgatgtgtccaaaaggtgaacaatagctacattcaaaaaacttgatgtgtccaaaaggtgaacaatagctacattgaaaacacttgatgtgtctaaaagttgaacaatagctacattcaaaaaacttgatgtgtccaaaaggtgaacaatagctacattgaaaacacttgatgtgtccaaaaggtgaacaatagctacattcaacacacttgatgtgtctttcgaaaaaatttagccacggtgctacaaatttttagtagccataacttattaattggccatgtaaaatgtttatcatgtgtccaaaaatatggatggccatggtaccatagattaaacgtgactacaaatcatgtattagccatgttaaattattttccgtgtgtccaaatgatagagatggccatggttgagaaaaattagtgtgaccgcaactcatgaattggccatgataaaatgaattttgcgtgtccaattgatgacaaaggccacgactataataaaatttacgtgactttaaggtaaactttagccacatataattaaattgtgtgtctataaggatcctatggccacggtgatagtgaaaatgcttaactaccaaaaaaatattgagtaccatatagacacggttttagagttatggccatggttaatcatattttatagccactcaaagtttatgaagccatagggatacctttttgtctcggcacctgatgccacatttttggagtgaaaaaaatccatgaccaaaagcctatggacacggtgattaagtgtggccaatgtgaagatttgtactagtgaaTATTGGTAAGTGCAAATTTAGAAGGCCTTGTCATTGAGATTAGCTATTGCAAATTCGAAAGAGTGACAGTTTAAGTGTTTTCTTTGTAGCGATCCTGATGCTGCCATCTACTGTTGGTTATATGTAAAtcacaaattatcttagaagccTTTTATTTTATACTAGAATAACCTTCGGCATGTAATAAGAATCATTGTTCTATTTATTGTTTAGTATGAGTTTGTTACCATATAGTGGATTATATATCATCCTTTCCTATTTGTGTAGCTTATCATATAGTTTATTTTAAAGTAGTGGTGTGTTGACGAATATGTGTGAATGCAGAAATGGAAATCATGGACTGAAGTGAAGTTGATGCAATGATACAACATGCTAGGCAGCCAAGCAAGATCACACTAACTTACACTACTCACTAGCGTGTTGACATTGTTAGCCTCCGTGGCTGTTAGacattgtttttttctttcttggctTTGTTGTAGTCTgttatgtactttcttttgcatTGACTACACTGGGAGTAGACTCTTTAATTCTAAATATTGTTCTTGTGTGGGTTTATACTTCTCACTGAACATTTTGAACTTAAAAAGACAAAAAATCTGTTTTTTTCAAGCTTTTAGTTTTTTCCTAGTTATCGGATTTTAACggataaaaatccgatatcctatagcttaaccttaaccttaaccttaaccttatcgaattgGATTTTTTGATATCCGCCGGATGTTATTGGATATCCGATAATCCTTAAACTTAACCTTATCGGAACTTCCAATATCCGCCGGATATCTATCCGTTGCCAGACCTACCTGGCGGCCTGGGGTTTACTATTCTTATGTTATGTGCCTTTGCATATATAATTCAAGTCaaccaacaaaagaaaatgaaattctaGTGATCAAGAAATACGTATAAAATGCATATATGCTAGATCGATGGTCTTTAGAATAATATAACCTCAGACAGTTTCTTAGCTTCTTTCAATATTATTAACAAATTTGAGTATTGAAATTCACCATGTCGAAGGCATCAGCGAAGGTGATATATTTGAAGAGTTCTGACGATCAGATCTTTGTTATTGAGGAAACCGTTGCGTTGCAATCTAAAACTCTTGAGCAGATGATTGTTGATAAGGACAACGAAAATATTGTTATCCCTTTGACAACCATCACTGGGAGTATCTTGGCAAAGGTAATCGACTACTGCAACAAACACGCTGAGGCTGAAACTAGCGATGAAGAGAAAAAGATTTGGGATGCCCAGTTTGTGAATTTCGATGTTCTTACAAATCCCCAATTAGTATTTGACATGATCCTGGCTGCAAATTTTCTTAACATACAGGGCTTGTTG
This is a stretch of genomic DNA from Papaver somniferum cultivar HN1 chromosome 1, ASM357369v1, whole genome shotgun sequence. It encodes these proteins:
- the LOC113338609 gene encoding SKP1-like protein 1A → MSKASAKVIYLKSSDDQIFVIEETVALQSKTLEQMIVDKDNENIVIPLTTITGSILAKGLLDLGSEKVAEVIYGKTPEEIRRTFNVPNFRPEEEEEVLRENQ